One window of Nostoc sp. C052 genomic DNA carries:
- a CDS encoding DUF3110 domain-containing protein, protein MITPMRVFVLIFNARTENEGIHTIREGDAYSGKLRNKILMFESEDDATRFALMLEAQDFPAPTPEPMDAEEIKEFCESAGYEWEIIPENSNLVVTPPELNVEETDWQADAKKDDTVEDTFLLNQQPLEEPELSDSELEKIRRKLEGLL, encoded by the coding sequence ATGATTACACCAATGCGTGTCTTTGTGTTAATTTTTAATGCTCGAACGGAAAATGAGGGGATTCACACGATTCGGGAGGGCGATGCCTACAGCGGCAAGCTACGCAATAAAATTCTGATGTTCGAGTCAGAAGACGATGCGACGCGCTTTGCCCTGATGTTAGAAGCTCAAGATTTCCCCGCACCAACACCAGAGCCGATGGATGCTGAGGAAATCAAGGAATTTTGCGAAAGTGCTGGATATGAATGGGAAATTATCCCAGAAAACAGCAATTTAGTTGTCACTCCCCCAGAACTGAATGTAGAAGAAACTGACTGGCAAGCAGATGCCAAGAAGGATGATACTGTTGAAGACACCTTCTTGCTCAATCAACAGCCACTAGAAGAACCAGAATTGTCTGATTCTGAACTAGAGAAGATTCGTCGCAAATTGGAAGGATTATTGTAA
- the murQ gene encoding N-acetylmuramic acid 6-phosphate etherase — MTNLQERGHLLTELVNPNSLNLDQLSSLELVELFNNEDQRAVAAVAAAKVQLAEAIERTAERLRHGGRLFYIGAGTSGRLGVLDAAECPPTFCTPPELVQGIIAGGAGALVRSSEDLEDSIEGGESAIAGRHVTQLDVVVGITAGGTTPYVHGALHAARQRGATTIFIACVPAEQVSFDADIDIRLLTGPEIIAGSTRLKAGTATKLALNILSSGVMVKLGKVYGNRMVDVAVTNQKLRDRALRILQDLTGLSREAAGFLLERSGKWVKLALLMHWTGLEKDEGDRLLSEHQSNLRAAVVSHQNHKQLE, encoded by the coding sequence ATGACAAACTTGCAGGAACGGGGACATCTTTTAACCGAGCTGGTAAATCCTAACAGTCTGAATTTAGACCAGCTCAGTTCTCTGGAATTGGTGGAGTTGTTTAATAACGAAGACCAAAGAGCCGTCGCAGCAGTTGCAGCGGCGAAAGTTCAGTTGGCTGAAGCAATTGAGCGTACCGCAGAGCGTTTGCGCCACGGCGGACGGCTATTTTATATCGGTGCAGGGACAAGTGGCAGGTTAGGTGTGTTAGATGCTGCTGAGTGTCCACCTACTTTTTGTACACCTCCAGAGTTGGTGCAGGGGATTATTGCTGGTGGTGCTGGCGCACTGGTACGCAGTTCTGAAGATTTAGAAGACAGCATCGAAGGTGGTGAAAGTGCGATCGCTGGACGACATGTTACCCAGCTAGATGTCGTAGTTGGCATTACTGCTGGTGGAACAACGCCTTATGTCCACGGTGCGCTTCATGCTGCTCGTCAGCGGGGAGCCACAACTATTTTTATCGCCTGTGTTCCTGCTGAACAAGTTAGCTTTGATGCCGATATCGATATTCGCCTATTAACAGGGCCAGAAATAATTGCCGGTTCAACTCGCCTGAAAGCTGGTACAGCCACTAAATTAGCTTTAAATATCCTTTCTAGTGGCGTGATGGTCAAGCTAGGCAAAGTTTATGGCAATCGGATGGTGGATGTGGCGGTAACAAATCAAAAGTTACGCGATCGCGCTTTGCGAATTTTGCAAGACCTCACAGGTTTAAGTAGAGAAGCTGCTGGTTTTTTACTAGAACGCAGTGGTAAATGGGTTAAGCTCGCGCTATTGATGCACTGGACTGGTTTGGAAAAAGATGAAGGCGATCGGCTCCTTTCAGAACACCAAAGTAATCTCAGAGCAGCTGTTGTGAGCCATCAAAACCATAAGCAACTTGAATAA
- a CDS encoding response regulator transcription factor has product MNTVLVVEDGLTDMEIISRYLQQAGYSVISATSSEEAQDKIDQNKPDLIFLDVILPGKSGFEICRELKNNPDTSNIPVVFCSTKNSDVDKIWGNMLGADGYLSKPIDREELAVVLKRLLN; this is encoded by the coding sequence ATGAATACTGTTTTAGTTGTTGAAGATGGCTTAACAGATATGGAAATAATCAGCCGTTACTTGCAACAGGCAGGTTATTCTGTGATTAGCGCTACCAGCAGTGAAGAGGCTCAAGATAAAATAGATCAAAACAAGCCAGATCTAATATTTCTCGACGTAATTTTACCAGGTAAAAGTGGCTTTGAAATTTGCCGAGAACTAAAAAATAATCCTGACACTAGCAACATACCTGTGGTTTTTTGCTCTACAAAAAATAGTGATGTAGATAAAATTTGGGGTAATATGTTAGGCGCTGATGGTTATCTATCAAAACCAATTGATCGAGAAGAACTAGCTGTAGTTTTAAAGCGATTACTTAATTAG
- a CDS encoding response regulator — MPHQELISNNLVNEFKTCTQLQYNGKLNIKSSKGSQWTFYYRLGRIVWATGGTHPFRRWRRHIAQNCPQIDVDKLQLRVQDLSIDYWDYKLIEVFYKKQKIQREQIQSIAENTIAELLFDLALQGNFASISCNRSQEVILETPMSFTSAEMSVKHMQDSWKIWSEAGLANFSPDLAPILRRPEQLQQMVSPSVYKNFVNLINGKFTLRDLAMKMKQSVLPLTRSLLPYILKGIIELVEVPDLPLGVTEVNNNSTSTQAKKRTVPLVACVDDSPQVCKMLEDIITSNGLRFVKIQDAVQALPTLIQDKPDLIFLDLIMPVASGYEICTQLRRISTFSNTPIIILTGSDGLLDRVRAKVVGSTDFLTKPVVADKVMSIVRKYLPTSSVSTDKSKSSLEVCN; from the coding sequence ATGCCCCATCAAGAACTTATTTCAAATAACCTAGTAAATGAATTTAAAACTTGTACTCAGTTACAATACAATGGCAAATTAAATATTAAGAGTTCAAAAGGTAGCCAATGGACTTTTTACTATCGACTCGGACGGATAGTTTGGGCAACAGGTGGAACTCATCCCTTCCGACGTTGGCGTAGACATATAGCTCAAAATTGTCCCCAAATTGATGTTGATAAGTTGCAGTTACGTGTGCAAGACCTATCAATTGATTACTGGGACTATAAACTAATAGAAGTCTTTTATAAAAAACAGAAAATCCAGAGGGAGCAGATTCAATCTATTGCAGAAAATACAATAGCAGAACTATTATTTGACCTAGCTTTACAAGGAAACTTTGCTTCTATAAGTTGCAATCGCAGTCAAGAAGTTATCTTAGAAACCCCAATGAGTTTCACGAGTGCAGAAATGTCTGTAAAGCACATGCAGGACTCGTGGAAAATTTGGTCAGAAGCTGGTTTAGCAAATTTTTCTCCTGACTTGGCACCAATTCTCCGAAGACCAGAACAACTCCAGCAGATGGTTAGTCCATCTGTCTACAAAAACTTTGTGAATTTAATCAATGGCAAATTCACTCTGCGAGATTTAGCCATGAAAATGAAGCAGAGTGTACTGCCACTCACTCGTTCGTTGCTTCCTTATATCCTTAAAGGAATCATTGAATTGGTAGAAGTACCTGACTTACCTTTAGGAGTTACTGAAGTCAACAATAACTCTACTAGCACACAAGCAAAGAAGCGGACTGTTCCACTAGTGGCTTGCGTCGATGATAGCCCTCAAGTATGTAAAATGCTAGAGGATATTATCACTTCTAATGGCTTGAGATTTGTCAAAATTCAAGATGCTGTACAAGCTTTACCAACTCTCATTCAGGATAAACCAGACCTGATTTTCTTGGATTTGATTATGCCAGTTGCCAGTGGTTACGAAATTTGTACTCAGTTACGACGAATATCTACCTTTTCCAACACGCCAATAATTATATTAACAGGCAGTGATGGTCTGTTAGATAGAGTTCGTGCCAAAGTAGTTGGTTCTACAGATTTTCTCACTAAACCTGTAGTGGCTGATAAGGTAATGAGTATTGTCCGCAAGTATTTGCCTACATCAAGTGTATCCACTGACAAAAGTAAATCTAGTTTAGAGGTTTGTAATTAG
- a CDS encoding GAF domain-containing protein, with amino-acid sequence MTFLYNNSHDSEPLISELENQNGNANIANIASNEISLLNAIAQEFKIWRRQLQDIATHMRQAPDFDTLLKITVAQIREKIGCDRALIYQFTSRESGNVLAESRTLGWTPTLGENIPGIIFGLYTNQDYIEPVVIDDINQIQLTPYQKQLLEKFQIKASLSLPIVVEGKVWGLLAVNNCYSTRQWQEVEISLLSQITTELTYKLQSFEFQKEQRQRILAKKSVSKVVDKILRASNVDKLFQTTTQEVRQLLKCDRVGVYRFKPDWSGEFVSESVGNGWVKMVGPDFYMVWEDTHLQETQGGRYANGESFVVNDIYQTGHAQCHIDILEQYEMKAYIIAPIFAGEKLWGLLAAYQNSGPRDWQPWEETFVTQIGLQFGVAISQGEYLEQVQTKSDQLAQIVEQEKVFTKIVNRIRQSSDVESVFKTTTQEVRQSLQCDRVAVYRFNPGWGGEFVAESVGNGWTKLVGPDIKTVVDDTYLQETKGGRYVRGENFIVNDIYEVGLAPCHIEILEQFEAKAYIIVPIFFGDKLWGLLAAYQNSSSREWQSWEVNFLVQTSLQFSLAKSQIDYLELVRLKSEKLAQIAEQEKAVTKISNRIRQSLDVEEIFKTTAQEVRQLLRCDRVAVYRFNPNWSGEFVAESAGHLWVKLVGPDIKTVWEDTHLQETQGGRYAQGENFVVNDIYQVGHSPCHIEVLEQFEAKAYVIVPVFAGEQLWGLLAAYQNSGARDWEELEVTLLARIGSQLGLALQHTEYLQQVQAQSAKLAEAAAREKAAKELLQQRSIQLLKALRPALNGDLTVRAPITEDELGTIADAYNNTLQALRQIVIQVQGAAQQVAQTSSNSEASLAGLTNLAQQQSEEITAALGDIQQMADSTQAVVANAELVQLAVQQANRTVESGDTAMNLTVKAIQGIRETVAQTSKKIKRLSESSQKISKVVNLIGNFATQTNVLALNAAIEATRAGEYGKGFAVVADEVRSLSRQSAAATIEIEKLVQEIQAETGEVAVAMETGIQQVVEGTNLVSDTRQNLNAIVSATAEISQLIERITAATQKQMAQSVTVTKSMQDVAGIANKTFAESQEIANVFQDLSGMAQDLLTTADKFKVK; translated from the coding sequence ATGACATTCTTGTATAACAACAGCCATGATAGTGAGCCTCTAATCTCTGAATTAGAAAATCAGAATGGTAACGCTAATATAGCGAATATTGCTAGTAATGAAATATCTTTATTAAATGCGATCGCTCAGGAATTTAAAATTTGGCGGCGACAGTTACAAGACATTGCAACCCACATGCGCCAAGCACCAGATTTTGATACACTACTCAAAATAACTGTAGCGCAAATTAGAGAAAAGATTGGCTGCGATCGCGCCTTAATTTATCAGTTTACTTCTAGGGAATCAGGTAATGTTTTAGCAGAATCCAGAACACTAGGTTGGACACCAACTTTAGGCGAAAATATTCCCGGAATTATTTTTGGCTTATATACTAACCAAGACTATATAGAACCTGTAGTTATTGATGATATCAATCAGATTCAACTTACCCCTTATCAAAAGCAACTTCTAGAAAAATTTCAAATTAAAGCGAGTTTAAGTTTACCGATTGTAGTAGAAGGTAAAGTATGGGGTTTACTAGCAGTAAATAATTGCTACTCAACACGACAGTGGCAAGAAGTAGAAATTAGTCTACTGTCTCAAATTACAACAGAACTGACTTACAAATTACAGAGCTTTGAATTCCAAAAAGAACAGCGGCAGCGGATACTAGCAAAAAAATCAGTATCTAAAGTCGTCGACAAAATTCTGCGGGCATCAAATGTCGATAAGCTTTTTCAAACAACCACTCAAGAAGTACGTCAATTACTAAAATGTGATCGCGTCGGTGTCTATCGCTTCAAACCTGACTGGAGTGGCGAGTTCGTCTCTGAGTCAGTGGGTAATGGCTGGGTAAAAATGGTCGGCCCTGATTTTTATATGGTCTGGGAAGATACCCACTTACAAGAGACTCAAGGAGGACGTTATGCCAATGGTGAAAGCTTTGTAGTCAATGACATTTATCAAACGGGCCATGCTCAATGTCACATTGACATTTTAGAGCAGTATGAAATGAAGGCTTATATCATTGCACCGATATTTGCTGGAGAAAAATTATGGGGTTTGCTGGCAGCTTATCAAAATTCTGGGCCTCGTGATTGGCAACCTTGGGAAGAAACCTTTGTAACTCAAATTGGGTTGCAATTTGGTGTAGCTATCTCACAAGGGGAATATCTCGAACAAGTGCAAACAAAATCTGACCAACTAGCTCAAATAGTTGAACAAGAGAAAGTTTTCACCAAGATAGTCAACCGTATCAGACAATCTTCAGATGTAGAAAGCGTCTTCAAAACAACCACTCAAGAAGTGCGTCAATCACTACAATGCGATCGCGTCGCTGTCTATCGTTTTAACCCTGGCTGGGGTGGCGAATTTGTGGCTGAGTCTGTGGGTAATGGTTGGACAAAACTGGTAGGCCCTGATATCAAAACTGTTGTGGACGATACTTACTTGCAAGAAACTAAGGGAGGTAGGTATGTCAGAGGTGAAAACTTTATCGTTAATGACATCTATGAAGTAGGGTTAGCTCCTTGCCATATTGAGATTTTAGAGCAGTTTGAAGCCAAAGCTTACATCATTGTTCCGATATTCTTCGGAGATAAATTGTGGGGCTTGCTAGCAGCTTATCAAAATTCTAGCTCTCGTGAATGGCAAAGCTGGGAAGTGAACTTTTTGGTTCAGACTAGCTTGCAATTTAGCCTAGCTAAATCACAAATAGATTATTTGGAATTAGTGCGATTGAAATCTGAGAAACTAGCTCAGATAGCGGAACAAGAGAAAGCTGTCACCAAAATTAGTAACCGCATCCGGCAATCTTTGGATGTCGAAGAAATCTTCAAAACAACCGCTCAAGAAGTCAGACAATTACTACGATGCGATCGCGTCGCCGTATATCGCTTCAACCCTAACTGGAGTGGTGAATTTGTCGCAGAGTCCGCAGGTCATCTTTGGGTAAAACTGGTAGGCCCCGATATTAAAACCGTGTGGGAAGATACCCACTTACAAGAAACTCAGGGAGGTCGATACGCCCAAGGAGAAAATTTTGTTGTCAATGACATCTATCAGGTAGGTCATTCTCCTTGTCATATTGAAGTTTTAGAGCAATTTGAAGCCAAAGCTTATGTAATTGTTCCTGTATTTGCTGGTGAACAATTGTGGGGATTGCTGGCAGCTTATCAAAATTCGGGAGCTCGTGATTGGGAAGAATTGGAAGTCACTTTGTTAGCACGGATTGGTAGCCAGCTAGGACTAGCATTACAACATACCGAGTATTTGCAACAAGTACAAGCGCAGTCAGCAAAATTAGCAGAAGCAGCAGCACGAGAAAAGGCAGCCAAGGAGTTACTACAACAACGATCTATTCAACTCTTAAAAGCCCTTAGACCTGCTCTCAACGGCGATTTAACAGTACGCGCACCGATTACAGAAGATGAGCTAGGCACGATCGCTGACGCTTACAATAATACCTTACAAGCGCTGCGGCAAATCGTTATTCAAGTACAGGGAGCTGCTCAACAAGTTGCCCAAACTTCTAGCAATAGCGAGGCTTCACTAGCAGGATTGACCAATCTGGCGCAACAACAATCTGAGGAAATTACCGCAGCTTTAGGTGACATTCAACAGATGGCAGACTCTACTCAAGCTGTAGTGGCCAATGCAGAGTTAGTGCAACTAGCAGTGCAACAAGCCAATCGAACTGTCGAGTCTGGCGATACTGCCATGAACCTGACTGTAAAAGCCATCCAAGGAATTCGCGAAACGGTTGCTCAAACCAGCAAAAAGATTAAACGCCTCAGTGAATCTTCGCAAAAAATCTCCAAAGTGGTGAATTTGATTGGTAATTTTGCTACACAGACAAACGTACTGGCTCTGAATGCAGCCATTGAAGCCACTCGTGCCGGTGAATATGGCAAAGGCTTTGCAGTTGTAGCTGATGAAGTCCGTTCTTTATCTCGCCAGTCAGCAGCAGCAACCATCGAAATTGAAAAATTAGTCCAAGAGATTCAAGCAGAAACTGGGGAAGTTGCAGTAGCAATGGAAACTGGTATTCAGCAGGTAGTGGAAGGTACAAATCTTGTCAGTGACACTCGCCAAAACTTAAATGCGATCGTTTCTGCAACTGCCGAAATTAGTCAGCTAATCGAGCGAATTACCGCAGCGACTCAAAAACAAATGGCGCAATCTGTCACAGTAACTAAATCAATGCAAGATGTCGCCGGAATTGCCAATAAAACTTTTGCTGAATCTCAAGAAATTGCGAATGTGTTCCAAGATTTATCAGGAATGGCACAAGACTTATTAACAACTGCCGATAAATTTAAAGTCAAATAA
- a CDS encoding chemotaxis protein CheW: METQEKFLSFNLGASDTAVISLQHITEVLQVSLPEICGVPQMPSSVLGIYNWRGEMLWLVDLEAMLGYPPISQGPNLLSKMMAIVLENKGKYLGLLVRQLIDIEWLDSKEMKPATAELFYPKISPFLQGYFINDSEDMILNLDATTIIQAPIWRIHN, encoded by the coding sequence TTGGAAACCCAGGAAAAATTTTTAAGTTTTAATTTGGGAGCAAGTGATACAGCCGTAATCTCGTTACAACACATTACAGAAGTTTTGCAAGTATCATTACCAGAAATATGTGGCGTTCCTCAGATGCCAAGTAGCGTCTTGGGTATTTATAACTGGCGTGGTGAGATGCTTTGGTTGGTTGATTTAGAAGCAATGTTAGGTTATCCTCCAATTTCGCAAGGGCCAAATTTGCTTTCTAAAATGATGGCGATTGTTCTGGAAAATAAGGGCAAGTATTTAGGACTATTGGTGCGACAACTTATAGATATTGAATGGCTGGATAGTAAGGAAATGAAGCCAGCAACGGCGGAATTATTTTATCCTAAAATATCACCTTTTTTACAAGGATATTTTATTAATGATTCGGAGGATATGATTTTAAATTTGGATGCTACAACTATTATCCAAGCTCCAATATGGAGGATTCATAATTGA